One Ezakiella massiliensis genomic window, TTCTTTCATATAGCGATTCATTAACATTGTAATTTATAGTATGAAGTATATTTGATGTATAGTCCGCAATTTCCCCAAAATAATCATATATATCTTTTCGATTATTTATGACAATCACATTTATTGTATAATTTGTAGACTGACTCCAATAATGCATAATTTCTGAAAAAACCGATAAAATAATATTTGATGTAGTTACTTTATATTTACCAGAAATATATAATAATCCCTTAACTTGTTCTTCTTTTAATGTTATTGTAAGTCTTTTAACTTTCCCAGAAGTTTCTTCTATTTCTAAATTATTTTTTATTTTTAATAAATTTGGTGCTGGAAAGATTTTACTAATCTTATTTTCCCAATATAATTTATCTAATTCTAACTTATCGCTATTTATTTGAATCATTGTTCCTCTGTCCAAACTAATATTCTCTATATCTAAATTATTATACAATAAGTTCAATTCATTGAGTAAATACATAATACTTGGTGCATCAAAAAATACATTATCAAAACAAATATGCAAAATCGCTATATTTATATCTATATTCGTTATTTCAACTTTAAGAGGAGCAAACAGCTGTTCCTTATCAATTGAATAAATAATTCTATTTCTTATATCTTCAATAAGTTTTTCTTTCATTTTAGATGAATAATCACATAAGTCATTATATTTTACTTCAACATGATCTCTATTTGAATTTTCAAAATACTCACCGTCATCACTAATAACATTTCTAAATATCTTATATTTACTAATTATTTTATTTATTGCATCATTTATTTTTAAAACATCTAATTTAATGCACTCCAACTCAATATAGAAATTTGCATTTTGTCTTACTAAATTCCCATATCCAATTCTATTTACCCAATATGAATGTTGCAATTCTGTTAAAGGCATTTTTTCTTCATTTAATTCTAGAAAATCCTGCTCATAATTTTCATATGAATTCATTTCATTCTGCATTGTATCACATATCTGAATAATAGAATTACTTTCAAATATGTCTTTTATGTTTAGACTTGTATTATATTTTGAATTTAATTTAAATAGTATATTTAGTGCTATTAACGAATCCCCTCCATTTTCAAAAAAGTTTGCATTTATATCATAATGCGAATTTTTAGTAACTTCCTTAAATATTTCGACTACATCTTTTAAGAATCTCTTTTTAGAATGCTCATAAGGATTTCTTTTGCAGGTAACATTTATTTCTTCTACCATTTTCATCAATTTTTTAATATCTATTTTCCCGTTTTTATTTGTCGGAAAATTGTTTATATAAAGAAATTTATCTGGAATCATATATTTAGGAATGATACTCCTAAGTAGTTCTCTGTAATTTGATTCTAATTTTCTGTAATTTGATTCAACATCATTTCTTATAACAAATGCATATAAACTATTCTTTTTATCATTAGCTATAACTTTTACATTTTTAATTTTCAACTTACTTCTAATAGCTTCTTCAATTTCTCCAAGCTCAATTCGATGCCCTTTTATCTTTACCTGTGTATCTTTTCTACCTAAAAATTCGATTGTTCCGTCATCCCATGTTCTTCCACTGTCACCAGTTCTATACCATCTAATCCCGCCTTCTTCAAAATATTTTTTCTTGGTTAAATCTTCATCGCCATGGTAACGTTTAGCTACTCCAACTCCACCAATTAAAAGTTCACCTTTTACATAGTTGGGGCAAATTCTGCCCATCTCATCTACTACCCTATAGACTTGGTTTTTAAGTGGTCTTCCATATGGAATTGATATCCAGTCTTTTGGTATTTCCCTTGGTACATTTAAATAATTTGACCAGATAGATGCTTCTGTTGCTCCACCCATAGCAACAACTATAGAATTTTCTTTTCCGCTTATCTTATAAAATCTTCCTGGTAGTTCTTTTGCTATCCAATCTCCTGATAACATAACAATTCTAAGTGGTAAGTTTTTCTTTTCACCCTCTGCCATAGTTACGAGCATGTCAAAAAGTATAGGTACAGAGTCCCACACACTTACATTATATTTTTCAATAATTCTAATCCATTCATCAGGATTACGATAATTATCTTCATTAGTTGTTATTAGAGTTCCACCTACACAAAGTATTCCGAAAATATCATATACTGATAAGTCAAAGTCTATTGCTGACACCATAAGTAACGTATCGTTTGAATTAATAGAATATTTTTCATTTAAATCATTAATAGTATTAATGGCACTTGTGTGCATGATCTCAACACCCTTTGGCACTCCTGTAGTACCTGATGTCATTATTATATAGGCTGAGTCAAAAGGGCTTACTTCTATAGGCTTATCAAGACCTAAGGATTTGTCTATAGCTTTGTCTAAGTCAATTAAAAAAACGTCTCCCGTATCTAGTTTGTAATTTTCTATTGTTTTATTGTCACTGATGACAAACTTTATGCCAATTTGTTCGTATATTTTACTTCGTCTTTCGCTAGGTTGATTTATTCCAACAACAACATATGCCGCTCCAGAAAATAGTATTCCAAATATAGCGTAAATTTGTTTGCTCGATCTTGGGAGAGTAATGCCTACATATTCTCCTTTTTTTATTCTATTTTCCTTTAAAAATCCAGCTATTTTTAAGGATTTTTCATATAAGTCTATATAAGATATTTCTTCTTTAGTTTCTGAATCTATAATTGCAATTTTTTCTGGATTTTCTTTTACATTTTTTATAAATCCATCATATAATCTCTCATCAAGAAAGTTTAACGGAAGAATTGATTTAAGCTCTTTTTCTCTTGCTAGTTTTTGATTTTCTGATAGTACATCAAATTTGCTTTCCCAATTTTCCTTTTCTGTTAGTCTTAAAAGTTGTTCTTCTAAAGAATTTAACATGTCATCTAACATTTTTTCAGGGAAAAGTTCATCTACACTATCCCAACATAATACTAAATCTCCATCTTTTATATAAGATTGGAAATCTAACCATACTCCTGGAGTTTGTGAAACCATATATGTAATTTTGCCCAAAGCTTTCCTTGAAATTTCAGTCTCTAGTGGATAGTCTATGTTGCACGCAAAAACTACAGGTGAAACATTAAGACTTGTACCCTGTGATTTCGATATATCTCTTTGAACTTGTACTCCACTATAAGATGAATGACTAGCATTGTCTATAAAGGTTTCGCTTATTCTATTCAAAGTTTCTAGGAAAGAAGTATCATTTTTTCTTTCATGTTCTACTAATAAGATATTTGTAAAGTCTGCCACCATATCTTTCAGGTTTTCGTTTGAAATATCTCTATTAAATAATGGTAAATTTATAAAAAACTTATCTTGGTTAGTCCATCTTTCTAGAATTAAAGCATACGCAGTTAATAAAACCATTGATGGCGTAGATTTATAGCTTGCTGCAAGTTCTTTTATTTTGCTCCATTTATCTTTTTCAATAACTCGTTTTCTTCTAGTAAATCTCGTTTCTTTAATTTGTTCAGGAGCTTTCTTTAATGGTAAATTGGGTCTTTCTATCTCAAATGAGTCTATTTTTTCTTTCCAAAACTCTTGATCTTTTTTATAAATTTCAGAGTCTACTTCAAGATTATTTATATAGTCTTTAAAGGTATAACTGTTTAGATTGTCTAATTCTTTTCCTAAATACAATTCTCCTAATTCTTTTAAAATAAGGCTCAAACTCATTACATCAGCAACTAACAAATCCAAATCAAAGAAAATTTTATTTCTATTATGTGATAGATTTGCAAGTTTTAATTCTGCTACTTCTCCTATTTCTACTCTAAATTTTCTATGCGATAAATTTTCTCGTATTTCATCTAATCTAATTTTTCTTTCTTTTTCATCTAAATTAGATAAGTCAAAAACTTCAATTTCTTCACTAAAAGGTTTATCTAATATTTCTTGCTTTCCATCTTCTGTGAATCTTGCTCTGAGCATTGGATGTCTATATTGAAGTTTATTCCACGCATCATTCAATCTTTTATAATCTATATCTTTTCCATCTATTTCAATATAGGCATGACAACCCACTCCACCTAGAGTTTGATCATCACTTCTGCCTATAAAATAAGAATATTGAACATCTGTAAGATTGAATGAATCTTTGCCATCATTTGATTTCTTATTATCTTTTGAATGTTTCTTAATAATTTTTGAATTAGCTACTAGGTCAAACCATGAATTAAGTGTAGGCTTCTCAATGAGCTTTGCGAAGGATATTCTAAGTCCTTCTTTTTTAAGAATTCCTGAAAGTTGCATTACTTGCATGGAACTTAAGCCTTTTTCTATTAAATTGTCATTTTCTTTTATGTCTGATTTCTTCAAGGTATCTTTTAACCATTTTTCAATTATTAGTTTAATTTCTTTTCTCGCATCAAATTCCATGTTCTGCTCCTTTCACTCTATTCTTTTTAATTTATTTCTATCAATTTTCCCCAAAGCAGTTAGCGGCCATGAATCTATATATTTTATAGAATCTGGCAATTTAAATTCCGCTACATTCTTATTTGCTAGAAATGTCCTGATATCTTCTAATGAGAGTTCGTCCTTCTCATCTTTTAATATGAACACTCCTATTTTTTCTCCCAAAAGTTCATCAGGTACTCCTACAACTTGAACATCTCCTATATTCTCATTAGATAGTAAAATATCTTCAATTTCAGAAGGCGTAATCTTTTCTCCAGCCCTATTTATTGTTTCTGAAATTCTTCCCACTACCTGATAGTTTTCATCTTTTAGTTTTCTTGCCTTATCTCCAGTTTTAAAATATAAATCTTTGTCTATACATCTTTTATTTACTTCTGGAAGCTTATAATAGCCATAAATTGTGTACGAACCTCTGACTATAAGTTCTCCGTACTCTTCATCTTTGACTTCTTCTCCGTCTTCATCAACTATTAACAATTCATCAAACTCACTTATAGGCTTCCCTTGAGTTGTAAATATAGTTTTACTATCATCATCTAAAGAAGTTGTCATAATCAGACCTTCAGCTATTCCAAAAATTTGTTGTAGTTTGCAACCAAATTCTTTTTCTATCTTTTCAGCAAGTTTTTCTTCTAAAACTGATCCTCCAACTTGAAGAACCTTTAATGAAGATATGTCGTAATCATCTTCCTTTATAAAATCTATACATATATTTGCCATAGCAGGAACTAAGCCCGTTATCGTAACCTCCTCTTCCTCAATTAAAGGCAAAATTTCATCTGGACTTGTTACTGGGCATAGAACAACTTTGCCGCCTATAAAAAATGTTCCTAATATCCCTGGGCAACATAAAGGAAAGTTGTGAGCAATAGGAAGAGAAGCTAGATAAATACTGTCTTGATCCATTTTACATCTCTTTGCAGTTTCTTTCGCTACATAGATATAATCGCAGTGTCTCCTTGGTATCAATTTGGGTATACCAGTTGTGCCTCCTGATAAAAGTAATAATCCTATCTCTTTATAATTGATCTCTATTTGTTGAGATAAATAATCTTTATCATCAAGATTGTAAAAAATTTTATATCCTTGATTATCTCCAAGAATATAAACTTCAAAATCTATATTTAATTCTTCCTTTACTTCTCTTATCATATCAACATATGAAAAGCCAAGATATTTATCCTTAGCTATATATGCTTTTGCCCCTGATTTTTCTAATATTCCCTTTATTTCATTTTTCCTATGAGCTGGAAGTGATAATACTGGAATCACACCAATCTTAAACATGGCAAAAAGGATAATAACAAATTCGTGACAATTAGGAAGTTGAAGAACGATTCTATCTCCCTTTTTAAATCCAGCTTTCAATAAACCATTGGCATAATGGCAAGCTTTTCTATTTAATTCTTGATATTAAAGTTCAACATCTCCATCTACTAAGGCAATTTTATCCCCATATTTTTTAGCACAATCTTCAATAAATTCTCCTAAGGTTATATGCGGCCACACTTGTTCATCATAAATTTTTTCTAATTTTTCTTTTAATTCAATGTTCATTATTTTTCCTCCAAGCATATTGCTCCGACATATTTGCCATCATAATTTAATGGCTGTAATCTACTTATTATATTGTTTTTATTATCGCTAATTTCTATAACTTTATTTCCACAAGAAATTATTTCAATTTCTTTCAAATTTCTTATAAGACCAATCCCATCACATTTAAGATAGGCTTCTTTTGCAGTCCAATATCTATAGAAACTTATTATATTGTTATCTATATTTGTGATTTCATCTTTAGTAAAACAGTTTTCTAATATATCCTTAAACTCAAATTTATAATTTATTTTTTCAATATCTACCCCTACTTCTCTTTTAAAAAAAGCTAACAAAACTAAGCCTTCAGTATGTGAGATGTTAAACTTTAATCCTAGAGTGCTTTCTACGTAGGGTTTATTATTTTTATCTCTTTTGACTGTTAAATCATCAATTTCTTTTTCTAGTAAACCTTTTAGGGCTAAATTAAGTATTGCCCTTGATACTAGATAATTAATTTTTGCTATTTCTGATTTATAATCCTTTGATTTTATTATCTCCTCTTTAGTTAAGTAAGGAAGTAATTTTTCTTCTAATAATTTATCTGTATAAGCCTTAATTAGTATTAAATTATTACTAGCTAATTTATCTTTTAAATCTTCTAAAGTAAGAAAATCTTTAATTTTTCTTATCTCATATTCTTCAATTTTCATTTACTTTTATAAACTCTTTTATCTCTTTAATGACACTATCAGGAGATGTGTTGACAAACATATGCTTGCCATCTATATATCTATAAGTAAATTCTTTTGTTGTATAATCTTGCCATTTTGTAAGTTCATCTAGGGTCATTTCTTGATCTTTATCTCCCATAAGACCTAGTAAAGGTGATTCTAATTTCTCAAATTTTGTGTCTTGATAGTCTTCATCTATTACAAAATCTGCCCTAAGCGTTGGCAAGAAAATAGAAATTAAATCATTATTATCTAAAATTTCTTTTGGTGTTCCTTCATATCTTCTCAAGCCTTCTATAAATCCGTCATCATCAAGATGATAAATTGGAAGAGGTTCTTTATATAATGGTGCTCGTCCTCCTGATATTATTATTCCTCTTGGATTTATGTAATCCGAATTTTTAATTCTTAATGCAAGTTCATAAACTATTTTTGTTCCCATACTGTGTCCAAATAAATAATAAGGTTTTCTAAAATCAAAATTTTCTTTCATATCTTCAAATAAACTATCCACTAGGATGTTAATGTCACTTATAGCCCTTTCAGAAAACCTGTTTTCTCTTCCTGGATATTGAGCAACAAGTAATTTTATATCTTCAAATTCATCTTTCCATTTTCTAAATGCAGACACTCCACCACCTGCAAACGGGAATATAAAAAGATTTGCTATTATATTATTTTCATTAATT contains:
- a CDS encoding thioesterase II family protein, producing the protein MSKNFEILNKEINENNIIANLFIFPFAGGGVSAFRKWKDEFEDIKLLVAQYPGRENRFSERAISDINILVDSLFEDMKENFDFRKPYYLFGHSMGTKIVYELALRIKNSDYINPRGIIISGGRAPLYKEPLPIYHLDDDGFIEGLRRYEGTPKEILDNNDLISIFLPTLRADFVIDEDYQDTKFEKLESPLLGLMGDKDQEMTLDELTKWQDYTTKEFTYRYIDGKHMFVNTSPDSVIKEIKEFIKVNEN
- a CDS encoding 4'-phosphopantetheinyl transferase superfamily protein, giving the protein MKIEEYEIRKIKDFLTLEDLKDKLASNNLILIKAYTDKLLEEKLLPYLTKEEIIKSKDYKSEIAKINYLVSRAILNLALKGLLEKEIDDLTVKRDKNNKPYVESTLGLKFNISHTEGLVLLAFFKREVGVDIEKINYKFEFKDILENCFTKDEITNIDNNIISFYRYWTAKEAYLKCDGIGLIRNLKEIEIISCGNKVIEISDNKNNIISRLQPLNYDGKYVGAICLEEK
- a CDS encoding non-ribosomal peptide synthetase, with the translated sequence MEFDARKEIKLIIEKWLKDTLKKSDIKENDNLIEKGLSSMQVMQLSGILKKEGLRISFAKLIEKPTLNSWFDLVANSKIIKKHSKDNKKSNDGKDSFNLTDVQYSYFIGRSDDQTLGGVGCHAYIEIDGKDIDYKRLNDAWNKLQYRHPMLRARFTEDGKQEILDKPFSEEIEVFDLSNLDEKERKIRLDEIRENLSHRKFRVEIGEVAELKLANLSHNRNKIFFDLDLLVADVMSLSLILKELGELYLGKELDNLNSYTFKDYINNLEVDSEIYKKDQEFWKEKIDSFEIERPNLPLKKAPEQIKETRFTRRKRVIEKDKWSKIKELAASYKSTPSMVLLTAYALILERWTNQDKFFINLPLFNRDISNENLKDMVADFTNILLVEHERKNDTSFLETLNRISETFIDNASHSSYSGVQVQRDISKSQGTSLNVSPVVFACNIDYPLETEISRKALGKITYMVSQTPGVWLDFQSYIKDGDLVLCWDSVDELFPEKMLDDMLNSLEEQLLRLTEKENWESKFDVLSENQKLAREKELKSILPLNFLDERLYDGFIKNVKENPEKIAIIDSETKEEISYIDLYEKSLKIAGFLKENRIKKGEYVGITLPRSSKQIYAIFGILFSGAAYVVVGINQPSERRSKIYEQIGIKFVISDNKTIENYKLDTGDVFLIDLDKAIDKSLGLDKPIEVSPFDSAYIIMTSGTTGVPKGVEIMHTSAINTINDLNEKYSINSNDTLLMVSAIDFDLSVYDIFGILCVGGTLITTNEDNYRNPDEWIRIIEKYNVSVWDSVPILFDMLVTMAEGEKKNLPLRIVMLSGDWIAKELPGRFYKISGKENSIVVAMGGATEASIWSNYLNVPREIPKDWISIPYGRPLKNQVYRVVDEMGRICPNYVKGELLIGGVGVAKRYHGDEDLTKKKYFEEGGIRWYRTGDSGRTWDDGTIEFLGRKDTQVKIKGHRIELGEIEEAIRSKLKIKNVKVIANDKKNSLYAFVIRNDVESNYRKLESNYRELLRSIIPKYMIPDKFLYINNFPTNKNGKIDIKKLMKMVEEINVTCKRNPYEHSKKRFLKDVVEIFKEVTKNSHYDINANFFENGGDSLIALNILFKLNSKYNTSLNIKDIFESNSIIQICDTMQNEMNSYENYEQDFLELNEEKMPLTELQHSYWVNRIGYGNLVRQNANFYIELECIKLDVLKINDAINKIISKYKIFRNVISDDGEYFENSNRDHVEVKYNDLCDYSSKMKEKLIEDIRNRIIYSIDKEQLFAPLKVEITNIDINIAILHICFDNVFFDAPSIMYLLNELNLLYNNLDIENISLDRGTMIQINSDKLELDKLYWENKISKIFPAPNLLKIKNNLEIEETSGKVKRLTITLKEEQVKGLLYISGKYKVTTSNIILSVFSEIMHYWSQSTNYTINVIVINNRKDIYDYFGEIADYTSNILHTINYNVNESLYERMIKIQNNLFEDLQHMSFEGTQVLRELKKQNRKTYVNMPIVYTNTIGLDIDINMNNIGKIKNILTQTPGVYLDLQVSLVNGQYIINWDYLENVFDEKEIKEKFEIFEHILLEVIENESFLENSDIIQNGNFYEEGIL